One genomic window of Elaeis guineensis isolate ETL-2024a chromosome 2, EG11, whole genome shotgun sequence includes the following:
- the LOC105056379 gene encoding lectin-like, with product MKSSKATKGIVSYADLQPIGDLHDILRNGSFINNKTMRCVKMKASNFSSFMIYPRELKITWGDDPRYWRWPWLEEDLKVEVAELLEVCWLEVHGSFQMNHLDRGHKYDVMFVIMMKDAAGFQDDATLKLELPDGEVQQRKVNLNKLAPKKWVMVKVGDFVAKGLGEIKYSLLDYDDPNWKTGLLIGGALIKHST from the exons ATGAAGTCCTCCAAAGCCACTAAAGGTATCGTTAGCTATGCTGATCTCCAGCCCATAGGGGATCTCCATGACATACTCCGCAACGGGTCCTTCATCAACAACAAAACCATG AGGTGCGTGAAGATGAAAGCGAGCAACTTCTCGAGCTTCATGATCTATCCAAGGGAACTGAAGATCACATGGGGAGATGACCCGAGATACTGGCGCTGGCCTTGGTTGGAAGA ggatctgaaggtcgaagTCGCGGAGTTGTTGGAAGTTTGTTGGCTCGAGGTGCATGGGAGCTTCCAGATGAATCATCTGGACCGTGGGCACAAGTATGATGTCATGTTTGTGATCATGATGAAGGATGCAGCGGGGTTTCAAGATGATGCCACCTTGAAGCTCGAACTACCCGATGGTGAGGTGCAGCAACGGAAGGTGAACCTCAATAAGCTGGCCCCCAAGAAGTGGGTCATGGTGAAGGTAGGAGACTTTGTGGCCAAAGGCCTAGGGGAGATCAAATACTCACTGCTGGATTATGATGACCCCAACTGGAAGACGGGACTGCTCATTGGAGGGGCATTGATCAAGCACAGCACCTGA
- the LOC105056386 gene encoding uncharacterized protein PHLOEM PROTEIN 2-LIKE A4 (The sequence of the model RefSeq protein was modified relative to this genomic sequence to represent the inferred CDS: added 10 bases not found in genome assembly), whose protein sequence is MAAAGFKLKSFGREVKDLFIYPRDLQITWGNDERYWKWHWLLLKSQDYKDIEVPELLQVCWLEIKGKFNMSQLTPNAKYEVVLVLMMLESRSGWEHPVTLRLGMPNGNSTSRRSWELKDMPVNEWKELVVGSFTASARGDVTFSLLGDDKTHWKQGLVVKYVDVRPAYN, encoded by the exons ATGGCAGCTGCGGGTTTCAAGCTCAAG AGCTTCGGACGTGAGGTCAAGGATTTGTTCATATACCCAAGAGACCTGCAGATCACCTGGGGCAACGATGAGAGATACTGGAAGTGGCACTGGCTCTTGCTGAAGAG CCAAGACTACAAGGACATTGAAGTGCCAGAACTGTTGCAAGTGTGCTGGCTGGAGATCAAGGGCAAGTTCAACATGTCGCAGCTCACGCCCAACGCCAAGTACGAGGTGGTGCTCGTCCTGATGATGCTGGAGTCACGCTCCGGGTGGGAACACCCGGTGACTCTCAGACTCGGCATGCCCAATGGCAACTCGACCTCGCGCAGATCATGGGAACTCAAGGACATGCCCGTGAACGAATGGAAGGAGCTCGTCGTCGGTTCCTTCACGGCATCGGCAAGGGGGGATGTCACCTTCTCCTTGCTGGGGGACGACAAGACGCACTGGAAGCAGGGGCTCGTCGTCAAGTACGTCGACGTGCGACCAGC